In Candidatus Contubernalis alkalaceticus, the following proteins share a genomic window:
- a CDS encoding GDSL-type esterase/lipase family protein → MSKGKMKIVALGDSITYGFPYSPQESWVAMAGDILNMQIINQGDCGDTTSFMLYRFFQSVVHYKPTHVIIMGGVNDAFSNISPGTVGENIIKMCNHAEEAKIRPIIGLPTPVNEKPYEHILALYRERMSIFAEERGIKIIDFYRSILDPETGGIQSDYHVDGVHPSLYGYEAMTQAVKKEHFIE, encoded by the coding sequence ATGTCCAAAGGAAAAATGAAAATAGTTGCATTGGGAGACTCCATAACCTATGGTTTTCCCTATTCTCCCCAGGAATCTTGGGTAGCTATGGCTGGGGATATTTTGAATATGCAGATTATTAACCAGGGTGATTGCGGAGATACTACATCATTTATGTTGTATCGGTTTTTTCAGTCGGTGGTGCACTATAAACCTACCCACGTAATTATTATGGGGGGTGTTAATGATGCTTTTTCCAATATTTCACCGGGAACTGTGGGGGAAAACATAATAAAAATGTGTAACCATGCAGAAGAAGCTAAAATCAGGCCCATAATCGGCCTGCCCACTCCCGTAAATGAAAAACCCTATGAACACATATTAGCCTTGTATCGGGAACGTATGAGTATTTTTGCGGAAGAGAGGGGAATAAAAATCATAGATTTTTACAGGTCTATATTGGATCCCGAAACAGGTGGGATTCAAAGTGATTATCATGTAGATGGTGTTCATCCCAGCTTATACGGATATGAGGCTATGACTCAAGCAGTAAAAAAGGAACATTTTATAGAGTAA